One region of Coregonus clupeaformis isolate EN_2021a chromosome 31, ASM2061545v1, whole genome shotgun sequence genomic DNA includes:
- the mrpl58 gene encoding peptidyl-tRNA hydrolase ICT1, mitochondrial, with protein MATSVVKCFLFSRCSGIIRSVTLQGKLPPVFIRNRNLLSQCLSFSYGNRASDNPQDGHVNIPVDRLTVSYSRSSGPGGQHVNKVSTKAEVRFHVYTADWIPEDVRQKIILNNKNRINKAGELLVTSEQSRSQQRNMGDCIQKISDIIAKATETPHEPSAEDIALRASRLEKRNKERLKQKKLHSAVKQTRRVYFD; from the exons ATGGCGACCTCCGTAGTAAAATGTTTTTTATTCTCTCGATGTTCAGGAATCATTCGGTCCGTTACTCTACAAGGGAAATTGCCCCCTGTGTTTATAAGAAACAGAAACCTCCTCAGCCAATGTCTAAGTTTTAGTTATGGTAACAGAGCGTCTGACAACCCACAG GATGGACATGTGAACATTCCAGTCG ACCGTCTCACAGTATCCTACAGCCGAAGCAGTGGTCCAGGCGGTCAGCATGTTAACAAAG TCAGCACCAAAGCAGAGGTCCGCTTCCACGTATATACAGCAGATTGGATCCCAGAAGACGTTCGACAAAAGATCATCTTAAAT AATAAAAACCGTATCAACAAGGCAGGGGAGTTGCTGGTGACGTCAGAGCAGAGCAGGAGCCAGCAGAGAAACATGGGGGACTGCATCCAGAAGATCTCTGACATCATAGCCAAGGCCACTGAGACGCCCCACGAGCCTTCAGCAGAGGACATAGCCCTTAGAGCATCCAG GTTAGAGAAGAGGAATAAGGAGAGACTGAAACAGAAGAAGCTCCATTCAGCAGTCAAGCAGACAAGACGAGTGTATTTCGACTGA
- the LOC121547417 gene encoding cerebellar degeneration-related protein 2-like encodes MLGMEEFVTEEEEPWYDQQDLESDLHLAAELGKTLLERNKELEDSLQQMYITNEEQVQEIEYLAKQLEVLREMNEQHAKVYEQLDGTARELELTNHTLVLDSKASQHKIERLTGTIETLQTQVESLSGQVEQLHSLEQLRVRREKRERRKTIASFPCLRELCTAPKYEDGFVVGRSDSFTSEAKRQPAEEENERLREAVSALRLAVRAERGRREGAERECHVLLGEFSRLETRVQGAESCQVRIHELESELQELQQLRRARTLLLCSEDDGVGFTQTLLNNTPETDTLEGEGGEVGGGVREEGEGGGGLGGESLPASSPVRKSCSDTALNAIVARDASGRRRGSYAIHANSVRKRGMSILREVDEQYHALLEKYEELLGKCRRHEESLCHTGVQTSRPVSRDPSMKDCAMGSTPAPPPTPTESPSTPEAMESISKQVEAVDKRLGQNTPEYKALFKEIFSRIQKTKTEIKTTKATKAPKASKSGKSSK; translated from the exons acctccACCTGGCGGCGGAGCTGGGGAAGACTCTGTTAGAGAGGAACAAGGAGCTGGAGGATTCTCTACAGCAGATGTACATCACCAATGAGGAGCAGGTGCAGGAGATCGAG TACCTGGCTAAGCAGCTAGAGGTGCTGAGGGAAATGAATGAGCAGCATGCTAAGGTGTACGAGCAGCTAGACGGGACAGCCAGAGAACTAGAGCTCACCAACCATACACTGGTTCTGGACAGTAAGGCCTCGCAACACAAGATAGAGAG GTTGACAGGGACCATCGAGACCCTACAGACCCAGGTGGAGTCTCTCTCTGGGCAGGTGGAACAGCTCCACTCCCTGGAGCAGCTCAGGGTCCGGAGGGAGAAGCGGGAACGACGCAAGACCATCGCCTCCTTCCCTTGCCTCAGGGAACTCTGCACCGCACCCAA gtatGAGGATGGGTTCGTGGTAGGTCGCTCAGACAGCTTCACCTCAGAGGCTAAGCGGCAGCCAGCAGAGGAGGAGAACGAACGTCTGAGAGAGGCGGTGTCGGCGCTGCGCTTGGCTGTGAGGGCTGAGCGGGGTCGCAGGGAGGGGGCGGAGAGAGAGTGTCATGTCCTCCTGGGGGAGTTCTCTCGTCTGGAGACACGCGTGCAG GGTGCAGAGAGCTGCCAGGTACGGATCCATGAACTAGAGTCAGAGCTCCAGGAACTCCAGCAGCTCCGACGGGCAAGGACCCTCCTCCTTTGCAGCGAGGACGACGGCGTGGGCTTCACCCAGACTCTCCTCAACAACACCCCCGAAACAGACACcctggagggggaaggaggagaggtagGTGGAGGGGTCAGGGAGGAGGGCGAAGGGGGAGGAGGCTTAGGCGGAGAGTCGTTACCTGCCTCCAGCCCCGTCAGGAAGAGCTGCAGCGACACAGCGCTGAACGCCATTGTAGCCAGGGACGCGTCTGGAAGGAGAAGAGGGAGCTACGCGATCCACGCCAACAGCGTCCGTAAGAGAGGGATGTCCATCCTGAGGGAGGTGGACGAGCAGTATCACGCTCTGCTGGAGAAGTATGAGGAGCTGTTAGGGAAGTGCAGGCGCCACGAGGAGTCCCTGTGTCACACAGGGGTGCAGACCTCACGCCCCGTCTCCAGGGACCCCTCCATGAAGGACTGTGCCATGGGCTCCACCCCTGCACCCCCGCCCACCCCCACCGAGTCCCCCTCCACCCCCGAGGCCATGGAGAGCATCAGTAAGCAGGTGGAGGCGGTGGATAAACGGCTGGGCCAGAACACGCCAGAGTACAAGGCTCTGTTCAAGGAGATCTTCTCCCGTATTCAGAAGACCAAGACAGAAATCAAAACTACCAAAGCCACCAAAGCCCCTAAAGCCAGCAAGTCTGGCAAGTCTAGTAAATAA